The nucleotide sequence GCCTCCGCGATGGAGTTGGGCGCCGTGGTCTGCACCGCACGGGCGCCCCGCTGCGAGGCCTGCCCCGTCGCCCGGCACTGCGCCTGGCTCGCGGCCGGCCGCCCGGAGTGGGACGGCGCACCGCGCGTGGCGCAGGCCTGGGAGGGCACCGACCGTCAGTGCCGCGGCCGGATCATGGCCGCGCTACGTGCCGCCCACGGTCCGGTGCCGCTGGCCGACGTCGCCTGGCCCGACCCTGACCAGCTGGTCCGCTGCGCTGATTCGCTGGTCGCCGACCGGCTTGCTGCCCGGGCGACCGCGGGGCTCACCCTCCCCTGACCGCCGCCCCGATCACGTCAGCCAGGTACGACGGCCGACGACGCCCTCCGGGCGGCCGGCGTCACGACGCCCGCGGGGCGTACATGATGATGCCGACGCCGACGAGGCAGATCAACGCCCCGACCACGTCCCAGCGGTCGGGGCGGAACCCGTCGAGCGCCATGCCCCAGGCGAGCGAACCGACGATGAACACGCCCCCGTATGCGGCGAGGATCCGGCCGAAGTTGGCATCGGGCTGCAGCGTCGCGACGGCGCCGTAGAGGCCGAGCGCGACCACGCCGGCCCCGATCCACAGCCAGCCCCGGTGCTCGCGGATGCCCTGCCAGACCAGCCAGGCGCCGCCGATCTCGCACACGGCGGCGGCGATGAACAGCGCGATGGACCTCAGCGAGAGCATGACCCCGAACCTAGGCCATGTCGGAGCCCGCAACTAGGCTCGACCCATGATCCAGGCTGTCGTGTTCGACCTCGGCGAGGTGCTGGCCTCGCCGCCCGACCTGCTACCGATGATCGCCGAGCATCTCGTCGTACCCGTCGACGACCTGGCGCCGCTGTACTGGGTCGGGCGCGACGCATACGACACCGGGGCCGACGACGCGGCCTACTGGGCCCCGCTGCTCGAGGCCCTCGACCGGCCGACCGACGCCGAGTTCATGGATGAGATCGCGCTGCTCGACGCCGGCATCTGGACCGGGCTGCGGCCGGACGCCAGGCAGCTGCTGCGCGACTGCCGCCGGGCCGGCCGCCAGGTCGCCGTGCTCAGCAACTCTCCCCACGCGATGCAGGTCATGGCCGACCGCGCGCCCTGGCGCGAGGACCTCGACCGGCTCTTCATCTCGGCCAGCTACGGCGTCGTCAAGCCCGACCCCGAGATCTACCGCCTCGTCACCGCCGACCTCAGGCTCCCGGCCGAACGCATCGCGTTCGTCGACGACCGGATCGCGAACGTCGAGGCAGCCGCGGCCGAGGGTTGGCAGGCGCACCTGTTCGTCAGCGACGACGACACGCGCGCCTGGCTGGAGGGGCTCGGGGTCCTGCAACGCGCCGAGCCGCAACCGTAGGGTGGCGGCATGAACACGCGAGCGGAAGGGGCGCTGATCGGGCTCGCGCTCGGCGACGCGCTCGGCATGCCGACGCAGCTGCTCACCAGGTCGCGGATCCGCGACCTGTTCGGGGAGCTAGACACCTTCCATGCCGGTCCGGCAGAGAACCCCATCTCGCCGGGCCAGCTGGCCGGGACCGTCACCGATGACACGCATCAGGCGATGATCCTCGCCCGGCTGCTGATCGAGGGCGACGGCGCCGTCGATCTCGACTCCTTCGCGGTGGAGCTCATCGCCTGGCACGAGCGGATGGAGGCCGCGGGCTCGCTGGACCTGCTCGGCCCCTCCACGCTGCGCGCCATCACCGCCTTCCGGGCCGGGACGCCGGCGACGGAGACCGGCCGCTGGGGCGACACCAACGGCGCCGCCATGCGCGTCGCGCCGTTCGGGATCGCGCACCGCGCGCTGCCGTTGGAGCCGTTCGTCGCCCGCCTCGCCGAGGTCAACGTCCTGACGCACAACACCACGCTCGGCAACGCCGGCGCGGCCGCCATCGGCGCGGCAGTGTCGGCCGGGATCGACGGCGCGACGGTCGCTGACCAGCTCGGCACCGCAGTCGAGGCGGCCCAGCTCGGCGCGCTGCGCGGGCATGACACGGCCGGCCCGTCGGTGGCGATGCGCATCATGTGGGCGATCTCGCTGGCCGCGGCCGCCGACGACCCGTGCGAGGCGATCGCCACGCTGGTCGGCACCTCGGTCGCGACGCAGGAATCGGTGCCCGCAGCGCTGGCGATCGTCGCCGCCTTCCCCGACGATCCCTGGCGCGGCGTCTGCGCCGCGGCCTCGCTCGGCGGCGACTCCGACACCGTCGCGGCGATGGCCGGCGCGGTCTTGGGCGCGCGGCATGGCGTCGAGGGCTTCCCGCCCGACGCGGTGGCGTTCCTGGAGGCCGCGAACCCCGGATTCGACCTGCGCCGCGTGGCCTCCGAGCTGATGGCGGTGCGTGGATGATCGCCCGGCTCGTGATCCTCGGATCCGTCATCGTCGACCAGATGATGACGGTCCCGCGGCTGCCGGAGCGCGGCGGCGACGTCATGGGCGGTCCAGTGGTCGCGCAGGCTGGCGGGCTGTTCAACGTCATCGCGGCGGCGTCGCGGCTCGGCATGCCCACGGCGCTGGCCGGACGGGTCGGCAGCGGGCTGATCGGCGACCTGATCTGGCGCGAACTCGCCGCGACAGGCACCGACGTGCTGCTCCCCCGCGCCCTCGACGGCGACTCCGGCTGCTGCATCGGCTTCATCGAGCCCGACGGCGAGCGCACGTTCGTCACCAGCCCCGGCGTCGAGCAGACGCTGACGGACGAGGACCTCGACGCCGTCGCGTGGCGGGCGGACGACGCGCTCTACGTCAGCGGGTACGACCTGCTCTACCCGTCGACCGGGCCGGCCGTCGCGCGGCTCCTCGCGCGGCTGCGGCCCGTCGCGGTGCTGCTCGACCCCGGCCCCCTGCTCGGGGAGATCCCCCGCGATGTCCTCGACGCGGTGCTGGCGCACACCACGATCCTCAGCCTGAACGAACGCGAGCTCGGGATCATCGGGGAGCCCGTCGACGCCCCGCTGGGCATCTGGGGTCGGCTGCCCGACGACGCGACGGTGATCGCGCGTGTCGGCCCCGAAGGAGCCTGGGTCCACCGGCGCAGTGAGGCGCCGTTCCGCGTCGCCGCCTTCCCCTCCACCGCCGTCGACACGACGGGCGCGGGCGACGCGCACGCCGGCGCGCTGCTCGCCTCTCTCGCCGACGGGCTGGACCTCCCGGCCGCCGTGAGGCGCGCCAACGCAGCGGCCGCCCTCGCCGTATCACGATTCGGGTCGGCAGCCGGCCCCACCAGCGCGGAGCTGGCCGAGGCCCTAGCCTGACCCCAGGAGGCAGCCGTGCGCATCGGGATTCCACGAGAGATCAAGAACAGCGAGTTCCGGGTGGCGATCACGCCAGCCGGGGTGCACGAGCTGACCGCCCACGGGCACCACGTCACCGTCGAGGCGGGTGCCGGCGGCGGGTCGTCGATCAGCGACGACGAGTACCGCGCCGCGGGCGCCACCATCCTCGACGACGCGGCCGAGGTCTGGGACCTCTCGGATCTCGTGTGCAAGGTGAAGGAGCCCGTCGCCTCCGAGTATCCGCTGCTGCGCGACGACCTCGTCCTGTTCACCTACCTGCACCTGGCCGCCGACCCCGCCCTCACGAGGGCCCTGCTCACGGCCGGCACCACGTCCATCGCGTACGAGACGGTGCAGACGGCCGCCGGCATGCTGCCGCTGCTGTACCCGATGAGCGAGGTCGCGGGCTGCCTGGCGCCGCAGGTCGGGGCGCAGGCGCTGATGCGGGTCGGCGGCGGGCGCGGGATCCTGATGGGCGGCATCGGGGGTGTGCCCGAGGCGAAGGTCGTGGTGCTGGGCGCCGGGGTCGCTGGACAGAACGCCGCTGCGGTCGCCGTCGGCATGGGCGCCGACGTCACGCTGCTGGACACCAACCTGGACAAGCTCCGCGACGCGGGTCGCCGCTGGGGCGGGCGGGTCCACACTGTCGCGTCGTCGGCGCTGGCGGTCCGGGAGCAGGTCACGGCCGCCGACCTCGTCATCGGCACGGTGCTGATCCCCGGCGCGCGGGCTCCGCGGCTTGTCACCGACGAGATGGTCGCGCGGATGCGACCCGGCTCTGTGCTGGTCGACGTGGCGATCGACCAGGGCGGCTGCTTCGAGTCGAGCCGCCCCACGACGCACGAGGAGCCGACGTTCCGGGTACACGAGTCGGTGTTCTACTGCGTTGCCAACATGCCGGGCGCCGTGCCGTGGACCTCGACCAGGGCGCTGACGAACGCGACGCTGCCGTACCTGGTGGAGCTGGCCCAGCTCGGGTGGCATGACGCGATGCGCGTCGATCCGGCACTGGCCCGAGGCCTCGCAACGCACGCGGGCCGCCTGACGTCCCAGCCCGTCGCCGAGGCCCTTGGCCATGAGTGGACGACAGTCGCCGAGGTGCTGGAGCGCTCTTGATCCGGTCCCCTGAGCTCGTCGAAGGGCCCTGAGTCAACCCGGTTCCCTGAGCTCGTCGAAGGGCCCTGAGCGCAGCGAAGGGACTCACCTGCCGAGGGGTCACCCCTCTCGCTCCGCTCGAGGCACCTCGACAAGCTCGGCGACCCGACCCAGTTCCCTGAGCCTGTCAAAGGACCCACCCCGGCTCCCTGAGCCAACCCGGCTCCCTGAGCCTGTCGAAGCGCCCTGAGCGCAGCGAAGGGACCCACCTGCCGAGGAGTCACCCCTCCCGCTCCGCTCGAGGCACTCGACAAGCTCGGCGACCCGACCCAGTTCCCTGAGCTTGCCGAAGGGGCTATCCCGGTTCCCTGAGCTCGTCGAAGGGCCCTGAGCGGCAGCGAAGGGACTCACCTGCCGAGGGGTCACCCCTCCCGCTCCGCTCGAGGCACCTCGACAAGCTCGGCGACCCGACCCAGTTCCCTGAGCCTGTCAAAGGACCCACCCCCGGCTCCCTGAGCTCGTCGAAGGGCCCTGAGCGCAGCGAAGGGACTGGCTTTCCCGGCTCCGTGCCCTCTCCTGGCGGTCGATCAGTGCGTCGCCAGCCCGGAGACCAGGTTGATGGTGCACGCCAGCACGACCGCACCCAGGAAGTAGCTGAGCAACGTGTGCGCGAGCACCGCGCGACGCAGCTGGCCGGTGCGCAACGTCGTGTCGGAGACCTGGTAGGTCATGCCGAGGCAGAACGACAGGTACGCGAAGTCGGAGTAGGTGGGAGCCTCGTCGCCGAAGTCAATGGGCGGGCTGGGCGCGGAGAAGTACAGGTCGGCGTAGCGGACGCCGTAGACGGTGTGTACGAGGACCCAGCTGGCGGCGACGGTGGTCGCGCCGAGTGCCGCGGACGCGTCGTCGGCGGCCTGGCCTGCGAGCAGCACGAAGCCGATGCCCCCGACGCTGGCGAGCGAGGCGAGGACCAGCACGAGGTCGGTGGGTCCGCGCCCGGGGTCCTCCTGGCGTGCGTTGGCGGCGGTCTGCCTCGCGTCGAGGCGCCAGAGCTTGGCCCAGGTCCAGACGCAGTACAAGAGCACTCCGCCCGTCCAGCCGGCCGAGGCAGCCAGGTGCGGGGACGCGAACGCGGCGACCAGCAGCCCGACGGCAACCCCCACCGCGGCGCAGATCACCAGCCGTGTGGTGCGGTGGACGGCGCGGGATGCCTGCATGGCGTCAATCTAGCCACCGCGTCCGGCGCTGCGCATCAGCGCTGACCACCACGCCACCCTTCTTGACCGACGCCACCCTTCTTGACCGACGCCACCCTTACCGACAGACGCCACCCTTACCGACAGACGCTACCTCCAACGACCGATGCCATCGCCATGGCGGTGGCATCGGTGACCGAGGGTGGCGTCTGCGCGCAACGGTGGCGTCTGCCAAGAAGGGTGGCGTCAAGGAGGCGCGGTGATCAGCCCTCGGCGCCGACGCGCCAGTAGCCCATGAACGCGACACGGCGACGGTCCATGCCAGCGTCGCCGACGAGGAACCGGCGCAGCGACCGGATCACGCCCGCCTCGCCCGCGAGCCAGGCGTAGAGTCCGCCGTCGGCGCTGGTGCCCTCGGGCACCTCCCACAGGAGCTCGTCGTCGGGGATCTCGAGGGCTGCGATGTCGCAGGTGTCGCAGCAGCGGGCGGCACAGGTGCGGGCGACCCAGTCGCGCACCTCGGCGGTCAGCCGCTCGCCCCTGGCACCCTCGCGGGCGAGCCACTTCACGGTCATGCCGGCGGGCGCGTCCACGTGCAGGGCGTCCTCCGCGCTGGGCACCTCGATGACGGCCAGCCCACGGGCGTCGGCGCCGAGCGACTCGATGATCGCGCAGATGGCGGGTGCGGCGGTCTCGTCGCCGACCAGCAGGTGGGAGTCGACGAAGCCGGGGCGGTAGTCGATGCCCAGCTCGCGGCCGGGGCTCAGGTCGTCGGGGCCGATGATGACGAGCTCGTCGCCGACGCTCGCGTAGCAGGCGAACGCCGAGCCGGGGCCTGTGTCGCCGTGGCACACGAAGTCGACGTCGACCTCGCGCAGTTCCTGGCGGACGGCGCGGACGGTGTAGGTCCGCACGTCGCATCGGGCGTCCTCGTCTTGGAGCCGCCACTGCGAGTACCAGTCCTGCGTGCGCGGGAACGTCTCCATGCCGGTGACGGGATGAGGGAGGATCAGCTTGATGCGCTGATCGAGGCCGGCGGTGCCGAACTCGTGGAGGTCGTCGCCGACGAACGTGAGGCGCACGAAATGCGGGCTCAGCTGCGTTCTGGCCGCGACGCGCACCTCGAAGGCGCGGTAGGCGGGGCGTTCGGTTGCTTCGACGACGGTGGCTGTCACCCGGCCAGTATTACATGAGGGGAGCCTTACCTAAACGCCCGGGTCTCAAAGCCAGCTTCCCTCTGGGGCTCCCCGATCGCACCTGGCGGCCCAGAGCCCCGTCACCTTCGAGGCACTACCTGGCGAATGGGCCGGATCCCAGGCAGTCATCCCGCCTGCGTCGGGCTGAACCCGGGATTCCGTCGGAGGAGCCCTAGGTTCAGAATGGACACATCGGCGGTTAGCGGACAGGTACCCGATGAACGCA is from Tessaracoccus palaemonis and encodes:
- a CDS encoding HAD family hydrolase, with translation MIQAVVFDLGEVLASPPDLLPMIAEHLVVPVDDLAPLYWVGRDAYDTGADDAAYWAPLLEALDRPTDAEFMDEIALLDAGIWTGLRPDARQLLRDCRRAGRQVAVLSNSPHAMQVMADRAPWREDLDRLFISASYGVVKPDPEIYRLVTADLRLPAERIAFVDDRIANVEAAAAEGWQAHLFVSDDDTRAWLEGLGVLQRAEPQP
- a CDS encoding DUF1345 domain-containing protein, which translates into the protein MQASRAVHRTTRLVICAAVGVAVGLLVAAFASPHLAASAGWTGGVLLYCVWTWAKLWRLDARQTAANARQEDPGRGPTDLVLVLASLASVGGIGFVLLAGQAADDASAALGATTVAASWVLVHTVYGVRYADLYFSAPSPPIDFGDEAPTYSDFAYLSFCLGMTYQVSDTTLRTGQLRRAVLAHTLLSYFLGAVVLACTINLVSGLATH
- a CDS encoding YnfA family protein, translating into MLSLRSIALFIAAAVCEIGGAWLVWQGIREHRGWLWIGAGVVALGLYGAVATLQPDANFGRILAAYGGVFIVGSLAWGMALDGFRPDRWDVVGALICLVGVGIIMYAPRAS
- a CDS encoding ADP-ribosylglycohydrolase family protein, with amino-acid sequence MNTRAEGALIGLALGDALGMPTQLLTRSRIRDLFGELDTFHAGPAENPISPGQLAGTVTDDTHQAMILARLLIEGDGAVDLDSFAVELIAWHERMEAAGSLDLLGPSTLRAITAFRAGTPATETGRWGDTNGAAMRVAPFGIAHRALPLEPFVARLAEVNVLTHNTTLGNAGAAAIGAAVSAGIDGATVADQLGTAVEAAQLGALRGHDTAGPSVAMRIMWAISLAAAADDPCEAIATLVGTSVATQESVPAALAIVAAFPDDPWRGVCAAASLGGDSDTVAAMAGAVLGARHGVEGFPPDAVAFLEAANPGFDLRRVASELMAVRG
- the ald gene encoding alanine dehydrogenase, producing the protein MRIGIPREIKNSEFRVAITPAGVHELTAHGHHVTVEAGAGGGSSISDDEYRAAGATILDDAAEVWDLSDLVCKVKEPVASEYPLLRDDLVLFTYLHLAADPALTRALLTAGTTSIAYETVQTAAGMLPLLYPMSEVAGCLAPQVGAQALMRVGGGRGILMGGIGGVPEAKVVVLGAGVAGQNAAAVAVGMGADVTLLDTNLDKLRDAGRRWGGRVHTVASSALAVREQVTAADLVIGTVLIPGARAPRLVTDEMVARMRPGSVLVDVAIDQGGCFESSRPTTHEEPTFRVHESVFYCVANMPGAVPWTSTRALTNATLPYLVELAQLGWHDAMRVDPALARGLATHAGRLTSQPVAEALGHEWTTVAEVLERS
- a CDS encoding PfkB family carbohydrate kinase; the encoded protein is MIARLVILGSVIVDQMMTVPRLPERGGDVMGGPVVAQAGGLFNVIAAASRLGMPTALAGRVGSGLIGDLIWRELAATGTDVLLPRALDGDSGCCIGFIEPDGERTFVTSPGVEQTLTDEDLDAVAWRADDALYVSGYDLLYPSTGPAVARLLARLRPVAVLLDPGPLLGEIPRDVLDAVLAHTTILSLNERELGIIGEPVDAPLGIWGRLPDDATVIARVGPEGAWVHRRSEAPFRVAAFPSTAVDTTGAGDAHAGALLASLADGLDLPAAVRRANAAAALAVSRFGSAAGPTSAELAEALA
- a CDS encoding siderophore-interacting protein, giving the protein MTATVVEATERPAYRAFEVRVAARTQLSPHFVRLTFVGDDLHEFGTAGLDQRIKLILPHPVTGMETFPRTQDWYSQWRLQDEDARCDVRTYTVRAVRQELREVDVDFVCHGDTGPGSAFACYASVGDELVIIGPDDLSPGRELGIDYRPGFVDSHLLVGDETAAPAICAIIESLGADARGLAVIEVPSAEDALHVDAPAGMTVKWLAREGARGERLTAEVRDWVARTCAARCCDTCDIAALEIPDDELLWEVPEGTSADGGLYAWLAGEAGVIRSLRRFLVGDAGMDRRRVAFMGYWRVGAEG